AAAATTCAGTGGGGATTAATGCTCGCAGTGAAGCATGAGAGAGGAATCGAGGCATTCTCAATGGAAGACACAGAATTTGAAGACGAGAATTTGCTCGACACCATTAATTTCGACGACATTCTCATCGGAATCGGAGACGGCGACATGTTGCCTGATTTGGAAATCGATAACGAATTCTTCGCCGAATTCTCAGGCTCCGAATCTGAGACGAAATTAGAGATTGAAAATAATTCGCTAGAAGATGCCGCAGCAGATTCAGTTTCCGATGTCGATTTGGAATCGGTTCAGAAACCCGAACCCGAACCGGAAGTGAAGGATCCGGATTTGAAAGAAGCGGACGACACGAGTAAGGTATCGTCGTCTCGCTGTAAAAATCCACCGGGGAAGAAGAAAACCAAGGTACTTAATGTTGCATAATCTCTGCTCAATTCTGTTGCAATTAATAAATGTTGATTTATTCAGTCAGAAATTAGAATTGTCTCTGTCGCTATAGGTGGATTGGACGCCGGAATTGCACCGGCGGTTCGTGCAGGCGGTGGAGCAGCTAGGGATTGACAAGGCGGTGCCGTCGAGAATTCTAGAAATCATGGGAAATGACTGCCTTACACGCCATAACATTGCCAGCCATCTTCAAGTATGCTTCAattctctcattctctctctcaataCATTCCACAAATtgagcacatgtcaaattctATACCTATGTCCAAAAAAATTAGCCACAATTTGTTTGGCATCATAAATCAAATACTAGCTTCTTAATTTTGCAATTAATTAAAAGCATAAATCAAATAtccaaaaatttaattaaacacatatcgaataaaatatattaacataattaattataatcagATAACATCTTAATTTGACACACCAACGTAGATTATATTATCAATTTTGAGTTttgctttattattttttaatatactaATTGTTTGCAATAAGACACGTCGTCCCCTTCATCTACATTTTTCAAGTTAATAATTTTTGCATATCATTTCAATGCACAACACCAATTCTCAATAGTTAAAAATGAAGTAGATAAAAAAATCGTgtcaaatttaaattatgaaacaCTACTACTCTCTAATATCGAGCCCGTATATATAGCTACGAAGACTAAAAAATTGAAGTATAGCTAGGAATCAAAAGTCCAGAATAGATCAAATTCTTTTTACgtaatactccattcatttttttaattgaaacacTTCTTTTCAATaaagagattaaaaaaaagatgtTTAGTGTATTAAAGTGGGTGAATAAAATactaagaaaaataattaagtaagataaatgaagagaaaataaagtatgagagaataaagtaagatagatgaaTGAGAGTATATAGTGTATATCAAATCTCATCTCCACAAGTCCGAGTTAAAAGTATCAGGTTTTTTCTCCTtttgtaggagtatttatttgatCATTTCATATCAAAATGTCTGGGTAAATAAAGAAAGTTACATCTCATCTCGTATCTTACTTTATCAAGATATATTACCGACAAAATAGTAATGTCACCTTATCAAATGTTTAATATACCGAATTTGATTAGAGTCTTTATTGAAATTATTGTGAAGTTGAAAACAAGGCACTTAAAAGTGTCTGGTAGCCCATCGTTTCATTTTCTTGGTCGATTTGTGTCAACGTGGAAAAGCGATTTGCTGTATGATAAAACCTTTTTTAAATGCTAGctagtactactaattatttGATAATGTCGTGGACTTCTGGAGATGACTACATTAAAAAGTAAATTTTATATTTCTGTGGATCTTTATTAGTAATTACTTTTACTGTAGTTTGGAAATTGTAATTcgtttctactttattattcaaTAGATCAAATATTGAAGCCAAAAGTTATATGCATGGAGTACAACAATCTTATTTTAAACTTAATTAGAATTTATTATCTTAGATTCTTTCTTTTAATCATAGTATTAAATTAGTTAGGACGAATTCCAGATGATTTTCTAAATATGATTATTCGATATAGTAGTGTAGTACATTATAGTGAGATATTCTGTTCATCTTACTTTAAGAATGTAATTTTTGAGATGGAGTTTTTCACTGAAGTAAATAATAGAGGTTGAAATTCTCTGACCTATGTGTaccattttgaaatatttgtagTAGTATGTCATTGAACTTATTATTAAGGAGTATTGTTTATTGAGTTATGCTGGTTTGTTTTGTCTCTATAGTGCTTTGGTTTACCATTTCCTTCGTGACTATGTAACTTGCTCTTGGCTCTTATTAGTCTCTTACTTTGGAGTATATTTGCTTTTGGTTTTTATCTTTTGCTTGATGCATATAGGTCATATTTTGGTCATGCTCACCACCTTGTTCGTTTGAGTGTTTTATTACACTTATAAAAAAAAGGAGTAatgtttattattaaaatataaacttaTAAAATAAGGAGTATACTGCAattaacatttaaatattagtaAGGAGTACTAGAAACAGTTTTAATGATGAAATAATACTGATAGAATTATTAACTAAATAGTTTAGATTTTAAAGATTAAGATGCCTAATTGGATTGATTTGGTACAAATATTACAAAATGTACtagtaatttaaaattatattccagtatttaagaaaaaacaaaatttattagCCAAATacctaaataaaaataattttgcaGAAATATCGATCTCACCGAAAACACGTGCAAGTGCGGGAAGCAGAGGCGGCGAGCTGGGGTCAGCGGCGGCAGATATACGGAACCACGGCAGATGTGAATCCTTGGATTGCACCCTTCCCTCCGAATTTTAGACCCTTACATGTATGGGGTCATCCATCCGTCGACCAATCATTGATGTACACGTGGCCTCCACCTCACGCTTGGCCGGCTGACCCATCATCCCTTTGGCATCCACATCACCAATATGTAAGCCTTTTTTAATGTTTACAACACCAATATTCACTCAAAACTACTAATATACATTTGTGTAATTATGTATTTATAGGTTCCGCCGCCGGCCACAATATATTTTCCGCAGCCGCAATTTCAACCGACGGTCATTATATAACTCTCTCTACTTCCATTCTTGATGTTTCAGTGCgtgtgtttaaaaaaaaaaattgtgttttttaatttgtttcccTGCAGAGATTTCCACGGCCGCCCACTGGAGTGCCGGCCGTGCAAACGGCGCCGCAACCGCCTTCCGATGTTCATCCGGTGAGCTTTCACTTTTCTTCCTTGATGATTTTTGAGTTGTCTTTTAAAGATAAAATGCAAGAGGAAACTCAAAGTCACAAAACAACATTTTTTAAGTCTACCGTAACTAtaaatttagaataaaatcCATTTTGAGATAGTTGAAAAttatagtaggagtactatttatatttcattCAAGGATTCTAAAACATCTAAACGGATTCCTCAACTTACAGTCAAAAGAGAGAATAGATGCAGCCATTGGAGATGTTCTAGAGAAACAATGGCTGCCGCTGCCACTCGGATTAAAGCCCCCGTCCATGGATAGTGTGATGGCCGAACTACGGCGCCAAGGCGTATCAAAAATACCTCCCACTTAGCCTTTGATAATCATCTTGCTTCCAACTTCTCTTCCCAATAAATATGTgagtttttatttgaaattaattatttgCATGTAAATGTGTTTTTACCAAATTTCTTGTagtgtgttttattttatgaatatgtGTTTGCAGGCTAGTAGGAGTACTAGGACTAAGATTTGGTGTGTGGAGTGGTAGCGGATATGTTTAAGTTCATCATATAGGGAGGAGATTATGCGTATTTGGTTGTTAGTACAAAGTCGGCTTGTTTCAATAGTACAAGCAATTGTGCGTATTTGGTCACTAGCTACCACTAGAATAATTGTATAACTAAATATTAAAGTACAAAATTGGGAACTCTCCATAAAATGAATACGACCTAACTCCACATACATCTTCGTTTTTGCGGACTTGCTCCGTTTTCACTGCATTTTTTCTTTTAGAAAAAGATGAACAAAAGGGTTTATTGCATAAATGAGTTTATATACGCTAGTTTTTTGCTAATTAATTTGCAAAAGTAATTCATTtggataaaataattattttgttaaaattcaaattaattatttttatactttAGGCTATAAGAAGCAATCACAAATTATTTAGAATTCTGGCCCTACTGCTACTATAATTATTACGTCCTTTAACTGGTTTAGACCcacttataaattttaatattatggagcCCAAATATAGGCGGTATTATATCTAAAAGCCCAATTTTATTAAGTAGGGATGAGACTAATTTGGATTGCgtagtaaaatatttaaaaaagatCGAAAGCCCTAAATTTCTTGGAAACATTTTTAGTTGAGTTTATTGAGCCCACTATTAATACTTTACCAAAACTAAAATACTTACTAATAAATTGCTGGTTAATTTAAAGTTGCGCTCCCGTTCCGTAGGCGTTTGGGCGATGGTCGATGTACAACTCTACAAGAACAAATTTAGGTGGTAATGAGATGAGATTTGGGGATGGAATAATCATGAGAGTGGAATTTGAAACGAAATAAACATTTTTATGGATGGCAATGGTATATTAGGGGTTCCATAAAATAGGATCGATAAAAGGAGTGACtaatagtactatttaattaacttaattaatatcACAGAAAATGGACTTAGTCACTTATATGCGTATGCAAGGTAAGTTTATTTTGGGAGGAACTCGGAGCTCGACGCTTGGATGTGGGGATTTGGAGATGGGGATCCAGTTGATGGCGCTCGACGCCTGGATAAGACGACATAGCACCGCTAAGTGTGGTTGTGACATTTCGATCACTTCCTCgtaggtgacaaattttattaaagtaaattattattaatacatCAATCTCATTTTTTCCCTCTTCGTTATAAAAGACATACTTTGACTTGTATCGAATTTTAAGAAAGATAatgaaaaaagtgaaaaaaatggatcatatattaattttaaaataaaattaagtgaAATGTAAGATCCATTATTTAAagtattgaaaaataaatggGATGATTATTTCTAATTACCATTTTTTCTCTCACACCAATATAATCAAATATATTTTTCTCTGTCTTAAAATCTTGTGACAATATTAAGTGTGATATTTATTTTGAGACGAAAATTGTAAAAAACTATGaaatgaataaattaataaaagcgAAATAAATGGACTAAATTTGAAATGACAAAAAATCTTTCTTATTGCAGGGAATAGTATTTTGATCCCAACATTTATTCTGTATATTTGTCAAACGTAAATATTAAAGTAGATTTAAAGAAACGGTGCAACTGCAAACGCAATCAACGCTCGCACTTAGGTGtgaaacatgaaattaaaaattgatggTTAGAAATTAGAATCATATCATAACTAACTCAACGGCCGACGCTATGATTGATCCCTATTGCTTTAATTTCGTGCTGTCCCATTCGATAATTAATCTTTCGACATCTCTAACTATTTTAGAAGAAAATACAACACTTTTTTGACTAGATCTTGTTCAACACAATTGCTACTTTCGAATCTAATTATTGACCCCCACCAATTTCCTAAATGACGGACATTCCTACTTCATTTTgaaattttgcatgtttttttcACCTTTAGGTCttgtttaatactactatagaAAATTATGGTAAATGTATATAAAGTGCTATTTACAAAACCATATTCATGAATATGTTATCATTTAAAAACCAAATGACGAGGTGAAAAACATATGAATATGCTTACTATCTGTGACTTAAGTTATAAAAAAATCACTTTTTATTTGTCCGCGTGGTAATAATAAACACACTATCCAAAAAccataaaatttatataaagaaCTCAATCCAAAAAAATGGCGATAATCATGGTATAGTGAGATGTTGATGCTTTAGGCTCATGACTCCCACATGCTGCTTTACAAAATGTCGTAACAATAGACCCCACATTTCTTTAATTTCCTCAATTTTCGCATCACATTTCGCCTAACAAACCCAACAAACATTCAAGTTTCATTCTTACATATCTCTCTTTATATACACATATTACATACTATAAATCTTCACATCAACCAAATCAAAAAGCCACTTCAGTTTCTTGCTCTTACCACCAATGGCAACACTTGTCAAACCAATTACTTATTTCATTCTGATAATTTTAACGACATGTAGCCCAACTCAAGCTAGAGAGAGCAAATTCTTCTCCAAATATGCTCACCTAGCCACAACCAATTTTGTGTCAGTACCTAGTAGTACTAATCTCAAAATAGATGTCCCctcatctccatctccatcctCAGCTCCCTCCCCATCCACAAGCCATATCAGTGGCGTCCCAGCGGGGTCGCCCACGGCCCCCTACTCCAGCCCATCCCCGTCCCCTACAACCCTCGGGGACGAAGAGAGCCCATCCCCGGCCCCCACCATTGTAGACACCGAATACAGCCCGGCACCTACTCCTACCGGGGCCGGAGAGAGCCTTGCCCCGACTCCAGAGTACAGCCTGGCACCAACCCCTAGTGTGACAAGCTCCAGAGATAGCCCTGCCCCGGCCCCATTTGAGGACggggaagaagaggaggaactGAACAACAACAACAAGTACTACtataacaacaacaacaaagaaGCCTACACATATGCGAAGAGCGGGGCACAAGGCATGAGTGATACGAGAATAGAAGACAACAAGTACTACTATGACAACGAGCATGAGCACGAAAGCCAACCAGAGGGGATGAGCGATTCGAGAATACAAGGCAGCAGTGAGTACTACTACAATACCAAGCACGACAGCTACAGCCGTAGTGGCCGCGAAAGCCAACCACAGGGGATGAGTGATACGAGAATAGAAAACAACAAGTACTACAACTACAGCCCAGTGGGAGGCGAGAGCAGCAATGAGGAGGGATACTACTACAatggtgatggggtacgtactaaacaagcccaatagcagtgacagctcggccagcccaatagcagtgacagctcggccagcccaaagcccaagagttcagttcggcattaccaaagagttcggcctcagcctacagctcggtaaaagccaaccaatcaagctctgctctcaggtcggcatcaagctctactctcagatcggcaaccaaagcagttcggtctcagtattcgaccgaacaaggagttagtggacccatgcaggatttccacaacttccaacacacccactaccacgtggcgtcaactcaggccacgatcttaggccatgacctacacgacctccacgacctagagtgatgatgtaagccacgatcttagttcaatgtataaatagaacttagatctgatagaaaagggttagaatctctctagagaaataatcatatagcaagtctgtgttgtaagctgtaattcgcagatcaagcaatacaaacctgcccccatttctccccgtggacgtagatttacctcagtaaatcgaaccacgtaaaattctctgtgtcgtaatttatttttacgagcatttatcatcatcaaaaattcgcggaatcatcactggcgccgtctgtgggaaacagagaacaaaatttgtgataaagcgaatttttgatccattttttccacccaaaaaatgcataccagatcgcagagtacccgtattcctgcccgtgagaaccaggaggaagccaatccatcccataggtcgggaaaacagcctagggataaatccaccaccagttctcatggtggaggaacaagccgctccaaaagccgtcacaccgagtcttcccagcagcccgatttgaacgaggttgtcaagctgtttttggcggaaaagcaggaggaattcttaaccttcctgcaaaaaagccaaaagcagccggggacaaaaacggcggattctccctctccctccatacgagacagtcactaccgcagtagtgtcatgtcttccagaagaaagaatcctcggtaccggaatcacaggagaactccatctcctccataccgaagaaatgtcgggttcgccatgtacggagcattgaggactccgttctcggacgatattacccgaactccccttccacagaactaccgaactccgtcgataacctatgacggactcgtggatcctcatgacttcctgggacgctatcagtataatatggcgaaccaaggtctcaatgaggtccatatgtgcaagctgttccccgagctgctcatcgggaacgccagaaggtggttcgacagccttcctcaaggcagcattagatcctaccgagatctgatggatgctttccacaggaggttctttcagaaagcggaagccagaagcacttcggctcagctgctttctatacgtcaaggtcgcgacgaaaagatcagcgacttcctgacgagattccataaggaatgcctacaggtagataatctcaatgatctacttgtcatttcggcattccaaaatggaatcctgcccggagctctctacagaaagctcgtggagtgcggtccgcaaacagctcaagagatgtgggacattgcggacaagttttctcgtgccgatgaggcagaccgtcgaaaacggtctttagacagctcatctagagaagacaaaaagaagcccggtcatagcgatcagaggcatcctcgccgaacaccttctccactaaaggagagatagcggtcatccgaggtgatcgaaaaagagcaagtgtgttcgcagattgcgcttaaaagtgccgagcaatcagttcggcaccatcaagcatagcaatcacagcagccggaatcagaggccggcgaaatgaccgaagtcacaccggagccgaactcgatggtgtacggcactgaagccgtgattccggttgagatcggcatatccagtccccgaactcaatttctcctcagaaatgaatggtgacggactaagggccgaactacatctggccgaagaaagaagagaattggcctgcataaaagcagccaagtacaaggagcaagtagcccggtattataaccaaagggtgaaaaagctgcaatttcaagtgggagatctcatcttgagaaacaacgaagtaagccgagcagaaaagctgggcgaactcgaacccacatgggaagttccatatcgggtgtcagaagtcctcggcaaagggtcttacaaattgactcacgtgtcaagagcacaagtaccccgaacatggtacgtttccaacctcaaaaagttccatttgtaagagacagtccggtcaatgtgctttctttggtttgcttggtttttgttcgtctctatgtgctttttatttgtctatatgccttgtctatgtgcgtgtcgtctcttacaaatgttactgaggtatcttgttcttcgaaggctgatccccttcttagaacatatacaagctaaacgattgtgagtcaaagcttctacagaagatacaagaccacaattcagcttaaacaagcagttcgtccgaaacgagctgcaacaagccaacgattgtgcgtcaaagcttctaaagaggatacaagaccacaattcagcttaaacaagcagttcgtccgaaacgagctgcaacaagccaacgattgtgcgtcaaagcttctaaagaggatacaagaccacaattcagcttaaacaagcagttcgtccgaaacgagctgcaacaagccaacgattgtgcgtcaaagcttctaaagaggatacaagaccacaattcagcttaaacaagcagttcgtctgaaacgagctgcaacaagcccacgattgtgtcaaagcttctaaagaggatacaagaccacaattctgcttaagaatcaagcacttcgtctgaaacgaactgcaacaaaagtccgattctcgcgataaaacttgcctgaattaggacaagggaaagtccaatccacgcgataaaactcgccgaattaggacgaccaagttcggtcaaagcagtttacctcataagaccgaggacgaccatgtctagtcaaagaggtttactgcataagaccacttcggttaactgggaaagtccgatccacgcgataaaactcgccgaattaggacaagggaaagttcgatcccggcgacgaaaatcgccaaattagaacacaaagacgagtccggtcaaagatgtttgtttcatcagaccaaagacgagtctggtcaaagatgttcatttcatcagaccaaagacgagtccggtcaaagatgttt
This genomic window from Salvia splendens isolate huo1 unplaced genomic scaffold, SspV2 ctg597, whole genome shotgun sequence contains:
- the LOC121790721 gene encoding microtubule-associated protein RP/EB family member 1-like, with product MATLVKPITYFILIILTTCSPTQARESKFFSKYAHLATTNFVSVPSSTNLKIDVPSSPSPSSAPSPSTSHISGVPAGSPTAPYSSPSPSPTTLGDEESPSPAPTIVDTEYSPAPTPTGAGESLAPTPEYSLAPTPSVTSSRDSPAPAPFEDGEEEEELNNNNKYYYNNNNKEAYTYAKSGAQGMSDTRIEDNKYYYDNEHEHESQPEGMSDSRIQGSSEYYYNTKHDSYSRSGRESQPQGMSDTRIENNKYYNYSPVGGESSNEEGYYYNGSYNKSKYEFDSMEEYEKQQGYADVQQEFINP
- the LOC121790720 gene encoding transcription activator GLK1-like, translating into MLAVKHERGIEAFSMEDTEFEDENLLDTINFDDILIGIGDGDMLPDLEIDNEFFAEFSGSESETKLEIENNSLEDAAADSVSDVDLESVQKPEPEPEVKDPDLKEADDTSKVSSSRCKNPPGKKKTKVDWTPELHRRFVQAVEQLGIDKAVPSRILEIMGNDCLTRHNIASHLQKYRSHRKHVQVREAEAASWGQRRQIYGTTADVNPWIAPFPPNFRPLHVWGHPSVDQSLMYTWPPPHAWPADPSSLWHPHHQYVPPPATIYFPQPQFQPTRFPRPPTGVPAVQTAPQPPSDVHPSKERIDAAIGDVLEKQWLPLPLGLKPPSMDSVMAELRRQGVSKIPPT